A genomic region of Tamandua tetradactyla isolate mTamTet1 chromosome 2, mTamTet1.pri, whole genome shotgun sequence contains the following coding sequences:
- the DOLK gene encoding dolichol kinase — MTRDCAPPAPGTGAPLSGSVLAEAAVVFAMVLSIHAAVWDRYSWCAVALAVQAFYVQYKWDRLLQQGSAVFQFRMSANSGLLPASMIMPLLGLVMKERCHAAGNPYFERFGIVVATTGMAVALFSSVLALGITRPVPTNTCVVSGLAGGVIIYIMKHSLSVSEVIEVLEVLLIFVYLNMILLYLLPRCFTPGEALLVLGGISFVLNQLIKRSLTVVENQGDPVDFFLLVVVVGMVLMGIFFSTLFVFMDSGTWASSIFFHLMTCVLGLGVVLPWLHRLIHRNPLHWLLQFLFQTDTRIYLLVYWSLLATLACLVVLYQNAKRSSSESKKHQAPSITRKYFHFIVVATYIPGIIFDRPLLYVAATVCLAVFIFLEYVRYFRIKPLGHTLRTLLSLFLDERDSGPLILTHIYLLLGMSLPIWLVPRPCTQKGSLGGARALVPYAGVLAVGVGDTVASVFGSTMGEIRWPGTKKTFEGTMTSIFAQIISVALILIFDSGVDLNYSYAWILGSISTVSLLEAYTTQIDNLLLPLYLLILLMA, encoded by the coding sequence ATGACCCGAGATTGCGCTCCTCCGGCCCCCGGAACCGGGGCTCCGCTGAGCGGGTCGGTGCTGGCGGAAGCGGCAGTGGTGTTCGCCATGGTGCTGAGCATCCATGCTGCGGTGTGGGACCGCTATTCGTGGTGCGCTGTGGCCCTCGCAGTGCAGGCCTTCTATGTCCAATACAAGTGGGACCGGCTGCTACAGCAGGGAAGCGCCGTTTTCCAATTCCGAATGTCTGCCAACAGTGGCCTACTTCCTGCCTCCATGATCATGCCTTTGCTTGGACTGGTCATGAAGGAGCGTTGCCATGCTGCGGGGAACCCATACTTCGAGCGCTTTGGTATTGTGGTGGCAACCACTGGCATGGCTGTGGCCCTCTTCTCCTCAGTGTTGGCACTGGGCATCACTCGCCCAGTTCCTACCAACACTTGTGTCGTCTCTGGCTTGGCTGGAGGTGTCATCATTTATATCATGAAGCACTCGCTTAGCGTGAGCGAGGTCATTGAGGTCCTGGAGGTCCTACTGATCTTTGTTTACCTCAATATGATTCTGCTGTACCTGCTACCCCGCTGCTTCACCCCTGGTGAGGCACTGCTGGTGTTGGGCGGCATCAGCTTTGTGCTCAACCAACTCATCAAGCGCTCTCTTACCGTGGTGGAGAACCAGGGAGATCCAGTAGACTTCTTCCTGCTAGTGGTGGTGGTAGGAATGGTTCTCATGGGCATCTTCTTCAGCACTCTCTTTGTCTTCATGGACTCAGGCACCTGGGCCTCCTCCATCTTCTTTCATCTCATGACCTGCGTCCTGGGCCTTGGAGTGGTTTTACCTTGGCTACATCGGCTCATCCACAGGAACCCTCTGCACTGGCTCCTTCAATTCCTCTTCCAGACAGATACCCGCATCTACCTCCTAGTCTACTGGTCTCTCCTGGCCACCTTGGCCTGCCTGGTGGTGCTGTACCAGAATGCCAAGCGGTCATCTTCTGAGTCCAAGAAGCACCAGGCCCCCTCCATCACCCGAAAGTATTTCCATTTCATTGTGGTAGCCACCTATATCCCAGGTATCATCTTTGACCGGCCACTGCTCTATGTGGCTGCCACTGTATGCCTGGCAGTCTTCATCTTCCTGGAGTATGTGCGCTACTTCCGCATCAAGCCCCTAGGTCACACTCTGCGGaccctcctttccctcttcctagATGAACGAGACAGCGGACCACTCATCCTGACACACATCTACCTGCTCCTGGGCATGTCTCTTCCCATTTGGCTGGTCCCCAGACCCTGTACACAGAAGGGTAGTCTTGGGGGAGCAAGGGCCTTAGTCCCCTACGCTGGTGTCTTAGCCGTAGGTGTGGGCGATACTGTGGCCTCTGTCTTTGGCAGCACCATGGGAGAAATCCGCTGGCCTGGAACCAAAAAGACTTTCGAGGGAACCATGACATCCATATTTGCCCAAATCATTTCTGTGGCTCTTATCTTAATTTTTGACAGTGGAGTGGACCTAAACTACAGTTATGCTTGGATTTTGGGGTCCATCAGCACTGTGTCCCTTCTAGAAGCATACACTACACAGATAGACAATCTCCTTTTGCCTCTCTACCTCCTGATATTGCTGATGGCCTAG